Proteins encoded in a region of the Vibrio sp. CB1-14 genome:
- the nrdR gene encoding transcriptional regulator NrdR, which produces MHCPFCSENDTKVIDSRLVADGHQVRRRRQCLACSERFTTFETAELVMPKVIKSNGNREPFNKDKMVGGIQRALEKRPVSADSIELAISHIESQLRATGEREVPSEMIGNLVMTQLKELDKVAYIRFASVYRSFEDIREFGEEIARLED; this is translated from the coding sequence ATGCATTGTCCATTTTGTTCAGAAAATGACACAAAAGTTATCGATTCCAGACTGGTAGCCGATGGCCATCAGGTGCGTCGTCGTCGTCAATGTTTGGCGTGCAGTGAGCGTTTCACCACCTTTGAAACCGCCGAACTGGTTATGCCAAAGGTGATTAAATCCAATGGTAATCGTGAGCCTTTCAACAAGGATAAGATGGTCGGTGGCATTCAGCGAGCGCTAGAAAAGCGTCCTGTAAGTGCAGACTCGATTGAACTTGCGATCAGTCATATTGAATCTCAACTTCGCGCTACCGGCGAGCGTGAAGTCCCAAGTGAAATGATAGGAAACCTAGTCATGACTCAGCTGAAAGAGCTGGATAAAGTGGCCTATATCCGTTTCGCATCTGTTTACCGTAGTTTTGAAGACATTCGCGAGTTCGGTGAAGAAATCGCTCGCTTGGAAGACTAA
- the truC gene encoding tRNA pseudouridine(65) synthase TruC — protein sequence MSESTALPEVELLEIVYRDEYLIAVNKPAGMLVHRSWLDKNETRFVMQTLRDQIGQHVFPLHRLDRPTSGVLLFALSSEIAAKAMPMFAEHNIEKTYHAIVRGWIEQGDVLDYPLKVELDKIADKFADQEKEAQPAVTAYQPLAKVEVPYSTGRFPTSRYCLMEMKPKTGRKHQLRRHMHHLSHPIVGDTTHGDGRHNRLFREHYDTHRMLLHASCLAFNHPITGEPIRIQAGFDSVWQSLMSEFGWQECDAIQDYT from the coding sequence ATGAGTGAATCGACAGCTTTACCAGAGGTTGAGCTACTAGAGATTGTCTACCGAGACGAGTACCTCATTGCGGTGAATAAGCCTGCGGGTATGTTGGTACACCGCTCATGGCTAGATAAAAATGAAACACGTTTTGTCATGCAAACTTTGCGTGATCAAATTGGTCAGCACGTTTTTCCTTTGCACCGCTTGGATAGACCAACATCGGGTGTGTTGTTATTTGCACTTTCGAGTGAGATAGCAGCGAAAGCGATGCCGATGTTTGCCGAGCACAATATTGAGAAAACCTATCACGCCATTGTTCGTGGCTGGATTGAGCAAGGCGATGTTTTAGACTATCCACTGAAAGTGGAACTCGACAAAATTGCCGATAAGTTTGCCGACCAAGAAAAAGAGGCGCAGCCAGCGGTCACCGCCTATCAGCCATTGGCTAAGGTTGAAGTGCCATACTCGACAGGTCGTTTTCCAACTAGCCGCTACTGCTTAATGGAAATGAAGCCAAAGACGGGTCGTAAGCACCAACTTCGTCGTCATATGCATCATTTAAGTCACCCGATTGTCGGTGATACGACTCATGGTGATGGCCGGCACAATCGCTTGTTTAGGGAGCATTACGATACCCATCGTATGCTGTTGCATGCGTCTTGTTTGGCGTTCAACCACCCAATTACTGGCGAGCCAATACGTATTCAAGCAGGGTTTGATTCGGTTTGGCAGAGTCTAATGAGTGAATTTGGCTGGCAAGAGTGTGACGCAATCCAAGATTACACCTAA
- a CDS encoding YqcC family protein has product MKLLLVELKQQLKKHSLWQLNAPNIVALSSQQPFAVDTLEPQEWLQWIFIARMESLIEAGGDTPKGFEITPYFEEVWKRRPELAEVLMVLKQIDEAAK; this is encoded by the coding sequence ATGAAGTTATTACTTGTTGAGCTGAAACAGCAGCTTAAAAAACACTCACTTTGGCAGCTTAACGCCCCAAATATAGTGGCATTGAGTAGCCAACAGCCGTTCGCAGTAGATACCCTTGAGCCCCAAGAGTGGTTGCAATGGATTTTTATTGCCCGAATGGAGTCCCTGATTGAGGCCGGTGGCGACACCCCAAAAGGGTTTGAAATCACGCCATACTTTGAAGAAGTGTGGAAGCGACGTCCTGAGTTGGCCGAGGTTCTAATGGTACTTAAACAGATAGATGAGGCCGCAAAATGA
- a CDS encoding DUF3549 family protein — protein sequence METIHTLTDLLVNSGCQYHIYDISRRVQLIDNDQFAAVERASQPYPYPIQRQAQFAIAYWNEEKQPWIWFLKFQLDERGLLSQVDVGQFLKYVLEAMGTRLGKEMSEEQQKKLSNNPFTFKPTDDKLAVFHSLLRAELDLTTSQYYQHARDYFRGDLGWDNWQTVGLQGITDMATRLGRDENGRLIRTSLRHLASEPRYALLGALEHVALPEKLSTTLRELAQFECESDEPDLFLLAAYARALSGGKPEQLESLVTDILASARLSHLEVLIAIAGRAWQPLTTPALAEKFLVRLAQTGNQGLFNQLFADLVMMPSLRLVLLPLLHSSPSPELASALIALQQAATQGKTH from the coding sequence ATGGAAACCATTCATACTTTGACGGATCTATTGGTCAACAGTGGCTGCCAATATCACATCTACGATATCTCAAGACGCGTACAACTGATTGATAACGATCAGTTTGCTGCCGTCGAGCGCGCTAGTCAGCCTTACCCTTATCCGATTCAAAGACAGGCTCAGTTTGCCATCGCCTACTGGAACGAAGAAAAACAGCCTTGGATTTGGTTCCTTAAATTCCAGCTTGATGAGCGTGGATTACTGAGCCAAGTCGATGTCGGCCAGTTTCTAAAATACGTTCTTGAAGCAATGGGGACACGTCTTGGAAAAGAGATGAGCGAGGAGCAGCAAAAAAAGCTGTCAAACAACCCATTTACGTTTAAACCAACAGACGACAAGTTAGCTGTATTCCATAGCTTATTAAGAGCAGAATTGGATCTGACCACCAGCCAATACTATCAGCATGCACGTGACTACTTCCGTGGCGACCTTGGCTGGGATAACTGGCAAACGGTTGGACTGCAAGGCATCACCGATATGGCAACTAGGCTTGGACGTGATGAAAACGGTCGCTTGATCCGCACCAGCCTGCGTCACCTTGCCAGCGAGCCCCGCTATGCCCTGCTTGGCGCACTTGAGCATGTGGCGTTGCCAGAAAAGCTCTCTACAACGCTGCGCGAACTTGCTCAATTTGAATGCGAGTCCGACGAGCCGGATCTATTCTTGTTAGCCGCTTATGCTCGTGCGCTATCGGGTGGCAAGCCAGAGCAGCTAGAGTCATTAGTTACTGATATTTTAGCCAGTGCGCGCTTGAGTCATCTGGAAGTGCTGATTGCCATAGCAGGCCGTGCATGGCAGCCTCTGACTACGCCAGCCTTAGCCGAGAAGTTCTTGGTACGCTTGGCTCAAACTGGCAACCAAGGCTTGTTTAATCAATTATTTGCCGATCTAGTGATGATGCCGAGCCTGCGTTTAGTGCTTTTGCCACTGCTGCATTCTAGCCCATCACCAGAGCTCGCCAGCGCATTGATCGCGTTGCAACAGGCGGCAACACAAGGAAAAACTCACTAG
- a CDS encoding DUF3301 domain-containing protein yields MIDNLLMILALSVFCFVFWQQRRQSEIAKAAVTRRCKELDLQMLSVSFGAHRLRDANGRFGWHTIYEFEFSALGDDYYQGKLVMKGFHVLNFHFPAHRM; encoded by the coding sequence ATGATAGATAATCTTTTGATGATATTGGCGCTGAGTGTGTTCTGCTTTGTATTTTGGCAGCAGCGGCGTCAATCTGAGATTGCCAAGGCGGCGGTGACACGTCGCTGTAAGGAGTTAGATCTGCAAATGTTGAGCGTCTCGTTTGGTGCTCACAGACTTAGAGATGCCAACGGCCGATTCGGTTGGCACACTATTTATGAGTTTGAGTTTTCAGCACTCGGTGACGACTATTACCAAGGAAAGCTGGTGATGAAAGGTTTTCATGTGCTGAACTTTCACTTTCCAGCACACCGAATGTAG
- a CDS encoding GNAT family N-acetyltransferase, whose product MTIVTRRTILVPYTDYLESDFLMLNVCAKNRKHMNGPHTLATARRLFHTILSDSKFYAMAALDLRTRDYMGHIFIERGAEGEGEIGYIFDKQYWNKGIATEVLRAFIPDAVHTLGLNRLEANVDIDHASSIRLLSKLGFEQYGQAEDEHGPYYQFQSTFGVLESESSAHENLSSPAFLGNSRHRVLKTQTHK is encoded by the coding sequence ATGACAATAGTTACTCGCAGAACCATTCTCGTCCCCTATACCGACTATCTGGAGTCGGATTTTCTGATGCTTAACGTGTGTGCGAAAAATCGTAAACACATGAATGGTCCTCATACCCTAGCCACTGCGCGTCGATTGTTTCATACCATATTGAGCGACTCAAAGTTCTATGCGATGGCGGCTCTGGATCTGCGTACGCGCGATTATATGGGGCATATTTTCATTGAGCGCGGAGCGGAGGGTGAAGGAGAGATAGGCTATATCTTTGACAAGCAATATTGGAACAAAGGGATTGCAACAGAGGTATTAAGAGCGTTTATTCCTGATGCCGTCCATACTTTAGGGCTTAATAGGCTTGAAGCGAACGTCGATATTGACCATGCCTCTTCGATTCGATTGCTGAGTAAACTCGGGTTTGAACAGTACGGACAAGCGGAAGATGAGCATGGCCCGTACTATCAGTTTCAATCTACATTCGGTGTGCTGGAAAGTGAAAGTTCAGCACATGAAAACCTTTCATCACCAGCTTTCCTTGGTAATAGTCGTCACCGAGTGCTGAAAACTCAAACTCATAAATAG
- a CDS encoding YaiI/YqxD family protein — MTEPLKQAVKIWVDADACPKVIRETLCRAAERTGLTCTFVANHSVPVPKRDNIHSLTVPAGFDIADNEIVKRVNAGDLVITSDIPLADEVITKNALALSPRGELYTKDTIKARLNIRDFMDTMRSSGVQTGGPAPLGQTERREFANHLDRFLARATR; from the coding sequence GTGACTGAACCGTTAAAACAAGCCGTTAAGATTTGGGTCGATGCCGATGCATGCCCAAAAGTGATTCGAGAAACACTGTGCCGAGCCGCGGAACGCACTGGCTTAACCTGTACCTTTGTTGCTAACCACAGCGTACCTGTACCGAAACGAGACAATATCCACTCGCTAACCGTACCTGCTGGGTTTGACATTGCAGACAATGAAATCGTGAAAAGAGTCAACGCCGGTGACTTGGTTATCACGTCTGATATTCCTTTGGCAGATGAAGTGATCACTAAAAATGCTTTGGCGCTCAGCCCACGCGGTGAGCTTTATACTAAAGATACCATTAAGGCTCGTCTTAATATCCGTGACTTTATGGACACTATGCGCTCTAGTGGAGTTCAAACTGGTGGTCCGGCACCACTTGGGCAGACAGAGCGCCGTGAATTTGCCAACCATTTAGACAGATTTTTGGCAAGAGCAACACGCTAG
- a CDS encoding glutamate-5-semialdehyde dehydrogenase, producing the protein MDMIKLGQNAKQASFALATASTAQKNRALQIIADELEANADVILAANAKDIDLGREAGLTEALLDRLLLNKQRLKGIADDVRNVITLSDPVGSEIDSKVLENGMSLSRRRVPLGVVGVIYEARPNVTIDIAALCLKTGNASILRGGKETFFSNMELVKVIQSALDKAGLPAASVQYIEKPDRELVSKLLKLDDYVDMIIPRGGAGLHKMCKENSNIPVIIGGFGISHIFVDDSADLARSLDVVENSKVQRPSACNSLDTLLVHEKVATEFLPMIAERLKGKVSLVTEPKAKAMLAGFDDLRDAGEGDFDTEWLSFTLGVKVVADVEEAIDHMRVHNASHSDAIMTNSLINSEKFINSVGSAAVYVNASTRFTDGAQFGLGAEVAVSTQKLHARGPMGLEELTSYKWVGKADYLPRP; encoded by the coding sequence ATGGACATGATTAAACTAGGCCAAAACGCGAAGCAAGCCAGCTTTGCTTTGGCGACCGCGTCAACGGCGCAAAAGAATCGCGCACTGCAAATCATTGCCGATGAACTTGAAGCAAACGCCGACGTTATTTTGGCTGCGAATGCGAAAGACATCGACCTAGGTCGTGAAGCCGGTCTAACAGAAGCGCTACTTGATCGTCTGCTGCTGAACAAACAACGCCTGAAAGGCATTGCTGATGACGTTCGCAACGTTATCACTCTGTCTGATCCTGTTGGCAGTGAAATCGACAGCAAAGTGCTTGAAAACGGCATGAGCCTATCGCGCCGCCGCGTGCCACTTGGTGTTGTTGGTGTGATTTATGAAGCACGTCCAAACGTTACGATTGATATCGCAGCACTGTGTTTGAAAACCGGTAACGCCAGCATCCTTCGTGGTGGTAAAGAGACCTTCTTCTCTAACATGGAACTGGTTAAAGTGATCCAGTCTGCACTCGATAAAGCGGGTCTGCCTGCGGCATCAGTACAGTACATTGAAAAACCGGATCGTGAACTGGTTTCTAAGCTACTTAAGCTGGATGACTACGTAGACATGATCATCCCGCGCGGTGGTGCTGGTCTTCACAAAATGTGTAAAGAGAACAGTAACATCCCAGTTATCATCGGCGGCTTTGGCATTAGCCATATCTTTGTTGATGATAGTGCGGATCTTGCTCGTTCTTTGGATGTGGTTGAGAACTCAAAAGTGCAACGTCCATCGGCATGTAACTCATTAGATACTCTGCTTGTGCACGAGAAAGTCGCAACTGAATTCCTACCAATGATCGCTGAGCGCTTGAAAGGTAAAGTTTCACTGGTCACAGAGCCAAAAGCGAAAGCGATGTTGGCAGGTTTTGATGATTTGCGTGACGCAGGTGAGGGTGACTTTGATACCGAGTGGCTGAGTTTCACTTTAGGTGTGAAAGTTGTGGCAGATGTTGAAGAAGCCATCGACCATATGCGCGTTCATAACGCTAGCCACTCTGATGCGATCATGACTAACAGCCTAATTAACTCAGAGAAATTCATTAACTCTGTAGGCTCAGCTGCAGTTTACGTAAATGCTTCGACACGCTTCACGGACGGCGCTCAATTTGGTCTTGGTGCAGAAGTTGCGGTATCAACGCAGAAACTCCATGCTCGCGGCCCTATGGGGCTAGAAGAGTTAACCAGCTACAAGTGGGTGGGTAAAGCGGATTACTTACCGCGTCCATAA
- the proB gene encoding glutamate 5-kinase: MDITRQTADKKTVVVKLGTSVLTGGSLALNKAHMVELVRQCAELKKLGHSVVMVSSGAIAAGREHLGYPELPKTMASKQLLAAVGQSQLIQVWESLFAIYGLKIGQMLLTRADLEDRERFLNARDTINALVENDIIPVVNENDAVATSEIKVGDNDNLSALVGILCGADKLLLLTDQRGLFTADPRKDPNAELIREVTTIDETLRKIAGGSGTTLGTGGMATKLQAADIARRAGIEVIIAAGSAENVVFDSLSDEPQGTRFLPLPEALENRKRWILAGPAATGNIVIDSGAVNAVIGKGSSLLAKGVIKVSGRFARGEVVRVTTNDGALVAKGICGYSDADLSKIAGKHSKEIADTLGYDYGAEVIHRDDMVVIQD, encoded by the coding sequence TTGGATATTACTCGTCAAACTGCCGACAAAAAAACGGTAGTGGTGAAGTTAGGTACTAGTGTCCTAACAGGTGGTTCCCTAGCGCTAAATAAAGCGCACATGGTTGAGCTGGTCAGACAATGTGCTGAGCTGAAAAAGCTTGGACACTCCGTTGTAATGGTATCGTCAGGTGCAATTGCGGCGGGTCGCGAGCACCTAGGTTACCCCGAACTTCCCAAAACGATGGCGAGTAAGCAGCTTTTAGCCGCTGTTGGTCAAAGCCAGCTTATTCAAGTATGGGAGTCTTTGTTTGCTATTTACGGGCTTAAAATCGGCCAAATGCTGCTAACGCGTGCCGATCTTGAAGATCGTGAACGCTTTCTTAATGCACGCGATACCATCAATGCCTTGGTTGAGAACGACATCATTCCAGTGGTGAATGAGAACGACGCAGTTGCGACCAGTGAAATTAAGGTTGGCGACAACGACAATCTATCGGCATTGGTGGGTATTTTGTGTGGTGCGGATAAGCTGTTGCTGCTTACCGACCAACGCGGTTTGTTTACCGCCGATCCTCGCAAAGACCCAAATGCAGAGTTGATCCGTGAAGTGACAACGATTGATGAAACGCTTCGCAAGATCGCAGGTGGCAGCGGTACCACATTAGGAACCGGTGGTATGGCAACCAAGCTTCAAGCGGCAGACATTGCACGCCGAGCAGGGATTGAAGTTATTATTGCAGCGGGTAGTGCGGAAAACGTGGTGTTTGACTCACTATCTGATGAGCCTCAAGGTACTCGCTTCTTGCCTCTACCAGAAGCATTGGAAAATCGTAAACGTTGGATACTCGCAGGCCCTGCAGCAACCGGTAACATTGTTATCGATTCAGGCGCAGTGAATGCGGTAATAGGCAAGGGCAGTAGCTTACTTGCTAAAGGGGTTATAAAAGTTTCAGGCCGCTTCGCTCGTGGTGAAGTGGTACGTGTGACGACCAATGACGGGGCTTTAGTTGCAAAAGGAATTTGTGGCTACTCCGATGCCGATCTGTCCAAAATAGCAGGTAAGCACAGTAAAGAAATTGCTGATACGCTTGGCTATGATTATGGTGCAGAAGTGATTCATCGCGACGATATGGTCGTCATTCAAGATTAA
- the crl gene encoding sigma factor-binding protein Crl: MSETAKTPTHYRLIAAFKAIGPYLRETLSKDGSYHFDCLSVCVDDAKSPEDREFWGWWLDLALVDGQFEATYQIGRYNQTGEWILESAPKSAINEINRTQEVFHQKLEATLKDKFELAVSIHDDSVEFV; the protein is encoded by the coding sequence ATGTCAGAAACGGCGAAAACCCCTACTCACTATCGCTTAATTGCTGCGTTTAAAGCTATTGGTCCGTATTTACGAGAAACCTTGAGTAAAGACGGTAGCTATCACTTTGACTGCCTTTCGGTGTGCGTGGATGATGCCAAATCTCCAGAAGATAGAGAGTTTTGGGGCTGGTGGCTCGATTTAGCCCTAGTAGATGGGCAGTTTGAGGCGACGTATCAAATCGGTCGCTACAACCAAACAGGCGAGTGGATTTTAGAATCGGCACCAAAATCGGCTATTAACGAAATAAATCGCACCCAAGAGGTGTTTCATCAAAAATTGGAAGCGACACTTAAGGATAAGTTCGAACTCGCTGTCTCTATTCATGACGACTCAGTAGAGTTTGTATAA
- the frsA gene encoding esterase FrsA — MSEEVSKNISETLFEKNKQAKETSHLIRYMPSSIRVLEERRSQQPTSWYRNLLRLQWVWQGMDPIELESVLAKIASSEHSRTVDEWLDTVMGYHGGNWNYEWTKHGMMHQKRANDLQGDAAAEELFKASLSFSIAGYPHLKNDNLALQAQVLANNAYNEAAKHTSHIIKQVEIPYQNRRITANLHLVSTEKPQPVVIVSAGLDSLQTDMWRLFRDYLAPAGIAMLTVDMPSIGHSSHWPLTEDTSCLHQAVIQELPNIPWVDHFRVGLLGFRFGGNAMARLSFLEPDKIKACVTLGAPIHHCLATPKIIQSMPKMYIDMLASRLGKDAVDINSLAGQLMAWSLKIQGFLSSRRTKVPILAMSMEGDIVSPLSDNRLLAMFSQYGKAREIPAKGIAKGYAQSLEMAIKWLEDELLK, encoded by the coding sequence ATGTCCGAAGAAGTCAGCAAAAACATCTCTGAAACCTTGTTTGAAAAAAACAAGCAGGCTAAAGAAACCTCCCACCTTATCCGGTATATGCCAAGCAGTATCCGAGTGCTTGAGGAGCGTCGATCACAGCAGCCAACCTCTTGGTATCGCAACTTATTGCGTTTGCAGTGGGTTTGGCAAGGGATGGATCCGATTGAATTAGAGTCGGTATTGGCAAAAATTGCCTCTTCAGAACACTCGAGAACGGTTGATGAGTGGCTGGATACCGTTATGGGGTACCACGGTGGCAACTGGAACTATGAGTGGACTAAGCATGGCATGATGCATCAAAAGCGTGCCAATGATTTGCAAGGCGATGCTGCGGCGGAAGAGCTGTTTAAAGCATCGCTTAGCTTTAGTATCGCAGGCTACCCCCATCTTAAAAATGACAACTTGGCACTGCAAGCTCAGGTTCTGGCAAATAACGCCTACAATGAAGCCGCGAAACACACCAGTCACATCATTAAGCAAGTTGAGATTCCTTATCAGAATCGACGCATTACCGCTAACCTTCACCTGGTAAGCACCGAAAAACCTCAGCCTGTTGTCATTGTTAGCGCTGGACTTGATTCGTTGCAAACCGATATGTGGCGTTTATTTAGAGACTACCTAGCGCCGGCCGGTATCGCGATGTTGACGGTGGATATGCCATCGATAGGGCACAGCTCACACTGGCCACTAACCGAAGATACCTCTTGTCTGCACCAAGCGGTAATACAAGAGCTGCCAAATATTCCTTGGGTTGACCATTTTAGAGTGGGTTTGCTCGGCTTTCGTTTTGGCGGCAACGCCATGGCTCGTTTGTCGTTTCTTGAGCCAGATAAAATTAAAGCGTGCGTGACGCTTGGTGCACCAATTCACCACTGTTTAGCGACACCGAAGATCATTCAGTCGATGCCGAAAATGTATATCGATATGCTAGCGTCTCGTCTTGGGAAAGATGCGGTAGACATTAATAGCCTTGCTGGGCAACTGATGGCATGGTCGCTGAAAATTCAAGGCTTCTTATCATCTCGCCGAACTAAAGTGCCTATTTTGGCAATGAGTATGGAAGGGGATATTGTGTCGCCGCTATCCGATAACCGCTTGTTAGCGATGTTTAGTCAATATGGCAAAGCACGTGAGATACCTGCAAAAGGCATAGCTAAGGGATATGCGCAATCCCTCGAAATGGCCATCAAGTGGTTGGAGGACGAACTTTTAAAGTGA
- the ftrA gene encoding transcriptional regulator FtrA, whose protein sequence is MHQDHANSLPHAVVLVGFELLRTFEFGCAVEIFGLERPELGVDLYQFKVCGIESSTVQAIGGVSVTFEHGPEILEQADTIILPGWRDVNEQPPEVLVNALKRAHERGARICSICTGAFVLAAAGLLNGRAVTTHWHHSNLLSQRYPSLRVSPSSLYIEDGNILTSAGSAAGLDMMLYIVRQDYGYRIANMVAQRLVIPAYRDGEQLQIVSQEAMATSQTKIAEVMDWVRERLSEPHNVDSLASQMDMTPRTFQRTFKNVVGLPVIEWLTRARVDRAKELLATTSSTVSHIAYHCGFASESTFRHQFRKLVSQTPTEFRRQSSSNLQQLRDKNTE, encoded by the coding sequence ATGCATCAAGATCATGCCAACTCGTTGCCACACGCTGTTGTTTTAGTGGGATTCGAGTTACTGAGAACCTTTGAGTTTGGCTGTGCGGTGGAAATTTTTGGACTTGAACGACCAGAGCTTGGCGTTGATTTGTATCAGTTTAAAGTGTGTGGGATAGAGTCAAGTACGGTGCAAGCGATAGGGGGCGTGTCGGTGACGTTTGAGCACGGTCCAGAGATACTAGAGCAAGCCGACACAATCATTCTTCCTGGTTGGCGAGATGTTAATGAGCAGCCCCCAGAGGTATTGGTCAATGCACTAAAGCGAGCTCATGAACGAGGCGCACGTATTTGTAGTATTTGCACAGGGGCATTTGTGCTCGCAGCAGCAGGGTTACTCAATGGTCGAGCGGTGACGACACATTGGCATCATTCAAACCTACTGTCACAACGCTATCCAAGCCTTCGGGTGTCCCCATCTTCGCTGTACATCGAAGATGGCAATATCTTGACCTCAGCGGGCTCAGCGGCGGGATTGGACATGATGCTCTATATCGTACGTCAGGATTATGGTTATAGAATTGCCAATATGGTGGCACAGCGCTTGGTGATACCGGCATACAGAGATGGTGAACAGCTACAGATCGTTTCTCAAGAAGCGATGGCGACTTCGCAGACTAAGATTGCGGAAGTTATGGATTGGGTAAGAGAGAGACTGTCTGAACCTCACAATGTGGACTCTCTTGCCAGTCAGATGGATATGACGCCGCGTACTTTTCAGCGAACATTTAAGAATGTTGTAGGGCTCCCTGTGATTGAATGGCTAACGCGAGCACGAGTGGATCGCGCTAAAGAACTGCTAGCAACGACCTCTTCAACGGTGTCACACATTGCCTACCATTGCGGCTTTGCCTCCGAAAGTACCTTCCGACACCAGTTTCGAAAGCTAGTAAGTCAAACGCCAACTGAGTTTCGGCGTCAATCATCGAGTAATTTGCAGCAATTGAGAGACAAAAACACTGAATAA
- a CDS encoding DMT family transporter, with protein sequence MDFSQAMNLTTYFKLFLSAFFWGGSAIAGKIAMETFSVSMVTILRFGIAALVLALLYRRQIQRYSMPIMRHIKVALTAFFGITACYYFYFRGLDLSSAFNAGVIEATIPCLTLFIATCSGKRESLTKVVGFIAAYVGVIYIVFDGQLDKLLSIEYSVGDLLLLLSTFCFAVYNIFVERNKQDTPNNLFMYYIFLYGSLLLLPWPLIEWAMTGNAMVLKPIGFDAIVAILFMALGGSVVAYLFFNQAISVIGAASASSFINLVPVITVFLSVFYLKEDISVSQWIGSAIIFVGVAISNYEPKRRQKNISQQSS encoded by the coding sequence ATGGACTTTAGCCAAGCGATGAACCTGACGACCTACTTCAAATTATTCCTTTCTGCTTTTTTTTGGGGAGGCTCGGCCATCGCAGGGAAAATAGCGATGGAGACCTTTTCTGTCTCTATGGTCACTATATTAAGATTCGGTATTGCCGCTTTGGTGTTAGCGCTGCTTTATCGGCGACAGATTCAGCGCTATTCCATGCCAATAATGCGCCATATCAAGGTAGCGCTCACCGCCTTCTTTGGGATCACCGCCTGCTACTACTTCTACTTCCGAGGCCTTGACCTATCAAGTGCATTCAACGCAGGTGTCATTGAAGCAACGATTCCTTGTCTAACACTGTTTATCGCTACTTGCAGCGGAAAACGAGAGAGTCTCACCAAAGTGGTTGGCTTTATCGCGGCCTATGTGGGGGTTATTTACATCGTATTTGATGGGCAATTGGATAAACTGCTCAGTATTGAGTATTCCGTTGGCGACCTGTTGCTTCTGCTTAGCACATTCTGCTTTGCTGTTTACAACATTTTTGTCGAACGCAACAAACAAGATACGCCAAACAATCTGTTTATGTACTATATCTTCCTGTATGGAAGTCTGTTGCTGCTTCCGTGGCCACTCATTGAATGGGCAATGACAGGTAATGCTATGGTATTGAAGCCAATAGGCTTCGACGCCATTGTTGCCATCCTATTTATGGCCTTGGGTGGCTCTGTAGTGGCATATCTATTTTTCAACCAAGCAATTTCCGTTATTGGTGCAGCCAGTGCGTCCTCATTTATTAATCTAGTACCCGTAATTACCGTGTTTCTGTCGGTGTTCTATCTCAAGGAAGACATCTCAGTCAGCCAATGGATAGGCTCCGCTATCATCTTTGTCGGCGTGGCTATTTCGAACTATGAACCGAAGCGTCGCCAAAAAAACATCAGCCAACAATCTAGCTGA
- the gpt gene encoding xanthine phosphoribosyltransferase has protein sequence MANKFIITWDNMHAYCRQLAERQMPAEQWKGIIGVSRGGLVPAAILARELGIRYVDTVCISSYDHDHQRDMTVLKAPEHDGEGYLIVDDLVDSGDTARKIREMYPKAKLVTVCAKPAGVELVDEYIVDIDQDCWIEQPWDMALSYVEPINRKQK, from the coding sequence ATGGCTAACAAATTCATCATCACTTGGGACAATATGCACGCATATTGCCGTCAACTCGCTGAGCGTCAAATGCCAGCTGAACAGTGGAAAGGCATTATCGGTGTAAGTCGTGGCGGTCTAGTACCAGCAGCGATTCTAGCTCGTGAGCTAGGTATTCGTTATGTAGATACAGTATGTATCTCTAGCTACGACCACGATCACCAACGTGATATGACGGTACTAAAAGCACCAGAGCACGACGGTGAAGGTTACCTAATCGTTGATGATCTAGTGGATAGCGGCGACACGGCTCGTAAAATCCGTGAAATGTACCCTAAAGCTAAGCTAGTAACAGTGTGTGCTAAGCCTGCTGGCGTTGAGCTAGTTGACGAATATATTGTTGATATCGACCAAGATTGTTGGATCGAGCAGCCATGGGATATGGCACTGTCTTACGTTGAGCCAATTAACCGTAAGCAAAAGTAA